In the genome of Leucobacter luti, one region contains:
- a CDS encoding cytosine permease, with product MPKSSSAAAPATPPHPDSPAHPETRGIDLVSDSERHGRARDLFAVWAAPNVSVLNFTIGATLTLVLGLEIWQALLVIIAAQLLWVLPGIVAVSGPAAGTSGSVIQRAIYGIRGNKAVIAIYGWFISGVFLALNWVASSFMGAELLVRLGFHNRTHALILVTIAVAAVTVLVAVYGHGLILRSYTFVTIALLVIFLLVTAFIAPPD from the coding sequence ATGCCGAAATCATCATCAGCGGCGGCACCCGCCACCCCGCCCCATCCGGACTCTCCCGCTCACCCCGAGACTCGCGGGATCGATCTCGTCAGCGATTCTGAGCGGCACGGCCGCGCACGCGACCTCTTCGCGGTATGGGCAGCACCCAATGTGAGTGTGCTGAATTTCACCATTGGCGCCACGCTCACGTTGGTGCTCGGCCTCGAGATCTGGCAAGCATTACTCGTCATCATCGCGGCCCAGCTACTGTGGGTGCTCCCCGGCATCGTCGCTGTGAGCGGCCCCGCCGCCGGCACGTCTGGGTCCGTGATTCAGCGCGCAATCTATGGCATCCGCGGCAACAAAGCAGTCATTGCTATCTACGGCTGGTTCATCTCAGGGGTATTCCTCGCCTTGAACTGGGTGGCGTCCTCCTTCATGGGCGCGGAACTCCTAGTGCGGCTCGGGTTCCACAATCGCACGCACGCACTGATCCTGGTCACCATCGCGGTCGCGGCCGTGACAGTGCTCGTCGCGGTCTACGGCCACGGACTCATCCTTCGCTCCTACACCTTCGTCACGATCGCGCTGCTCGTGATCTTCCTGTTGGTCACCGCTTTCATTGCCCCCCCAGATTGA